Below is a window of Desulfurococcus amylolyticus Z-533 DNA.
GCATATCGCCTATGGTTGAATACCTCTGTAGGGCAATAATATTAGCCGGCAGTATTATCAGTGTGGCAGCGCTTAAAGCCTTGGTCTCCACGTAGGCTACAGTAGGCGTCTTAGAGTATAATACTGCATCACCTATTGTGAAGCCAGCGTCCAGGAGGCCGCCATACGAGTTTACACGGTAGATCAAGAGTGAGCCGGTGGACTCGGCCTCCCTTAAGGCATCCATAAAGCACTCAGCTATACCAGTGTCTATGGTGTCGAAGGGCGGGGTTATATCGAGTACTATGGCTTGATTTATAGTCCTTGTGTATGCTTGGCTATTATCACCACTGATGGAGATGACTTGAATGAGTAGTGCCACTACGATGACTAGTGCAAAAAATAGCAATGGGTTTCTAACCAACCCAAGTACACCTATCCTAGCTAGTTTTTTCCTTCTCTTTTAGAGCCTTATATACTCCAATCATAGAGCCCGTTGGTGAAGCCGAGGACTCGGTTACAACGACAAGGGCCTTCTCCCTAGCTATCTCTATTAGGGTCTGCAGCTCCCTCAGCCTTAAAGCTACCGGGTGCTCCTCATACATCTTCGCTGCCTCACCCAGTATCTGGGATGCCTGCCTCTCACCCTCCGCCTCTATGACCCTTGCCCTCCTCCATCTCTCTGCCTCGGCCTGCTTAGCCATAGCCCTCATTAACTCCTCTGGTAGTTCAACAGACTTCAACGTCACAGCCGTGATCTTTATACCCCAGGGCATCGTCAGCTCATCCAGTATACTGGATATCTTCTTGTTTAACTCATCTCTTTTCTGGAGTAGTTCGTCCAGCTCCGATTGCCCTAGTACATCCCTTAGAACGGTTTGTCCCAGCTGGCTCACTGAGTAATGGTAGTTAGCTACCTTTGTAACCGCTGCCACAGGGTCTATGACCCTATAGTATATTACAGCATCAACCTTCACGCTGACATTATCCTTGGTTATTATCTCCTGTTTAGGTACATCAACTGTTATGATTCTCAAGTCTACTTTTAGAAGCTGGTCGATGAAGGGTATGATAAATACTATCCCCGGCCCCTTGGCACCCACTAGTCTACCAAGCCTGAAGACGACTGCTCTCTCATACTCCCTTATTATCCTTATTGCCGATGAGAGAAGCGGCACACCGATGAATAGTATTATGAGTAGTAAGAGTATTAAGGTAAATAATTCCATTATTACACCTCTATAGTAATAGTTAGTATTCAACTTCTTAATAAACCTACATTGTGTCTATATAGATGGTCTTCACAGCCTACTGGTTTTGATGAATTATCGATGATGTGTGTTATTTTATGTCGTACCCTATTTATCATTAAGTGTAGCATGCTGACTGGTGGTTGATATGGGTTCGACAGACATGCTTACAGGTTTAATATATTTAAGCACAAGCATCTTAATGTGGTCGATTACACCGAGCCTGATAGCTATGGATAAGGCTAGGTATAATAGTTTCACGGCCAACGGGTTAAGGGCGCTACTGGCGGGATTGATAATGCTTCCCTTTACAGCTAGAGCGATTTTCATGGATCTATACAGATACCTCGTAGCAGGCGCGGTGATTGGTACAACCGGCATATTGATCGGGGACTCCCTCTACATATTATCGATAAGGAGGCTGGGTCCCGGGTTAGCTGTGATAATCTGCTACACTTACGTGATTACAACCCAGTTACTTAAACAATTAATTGAGCCTGGTGCAGGCATATATGTGATGCTGCTGGCAGCGCTACTGGCTATAGTAGGGGTATATATTACTGTACGTAGACAGGTAACAGTTTTAACCATGAATAAGACGGGGTTGCTGGCTGCATTGATCACTAATATCTCATGGGCTTTGTGGAGCCTACTCTCATGGATCTATATCAGACACATGGGCCTCGATGTGCTGGCCTTAACCACCACTAGGTTGATTATCCCGGGTTTGATATTGCTAGCCTACTCGAGTAGAATATACACATTAAGGGAGCTCTTGACCGAGGCACCCAGAAGGCTTAAGTTCACTATGATTACAGGTGTGACAGGGTATATTATAGGGGGAACGGCATACCTGGAGTCCATGAGATACCTGAATGTAGCACAGGCGACAATAGCGACTTCACTAGTGCCCGTATTAAACCAGTTGATAAGCTCCAAGGTATCAGGGAAAGGAATAATGATGGAGGAGGTAGCTGGAACAATACTGGTTGGTGTATCGATAGCATTGTCAACGCTCTACGGTGGCTAGAGATCCCTCACCCTCTTAACAGCGTAGAAGAACGATGAGAGTCTAAGACATGAGGAGGCAATGAAGACCACCTTCATGTACTCTAAACCCATTGAGGCTATGAAGGAGCCGGTCTTAGACGCTATCGATGCCGACACATTGTTAGCGATGCCGAGCATTGTTAGGAAGTATATCCTGTCATCTATGCCGACCAGGTATAAGTTATAGATGTTGGACATATTATTGAAAAAAGCCCATGAGAAACCAGAGTATATGTTGAAGAGTATTTGTAGAGGCAGGGTCGGTGAGAAAAGATATACGAGTGGGAGGCTTGAAATAGGGAGAACCGCAAGAATCATCACTCTCCTAGGCTTCATCCTGTAATGCATCCTACCCACCACATAGTTGCCTAGTATAGATGCCAATGTGCTTGAGACATTGCCCAGGGATATCCATGTCTCATCACCATGGAATACCTTGATGAGGTAGTAGTTCCAGAGCGCGGATGGAAGGTTAACGGAGAACGTGAGGAGGAGCATGAATGACACATAGCTCCTCGGGGTATAGGCATTCATGACACTCTTGAACTTGGACGCCATTAACCAGGGCCCTATCCTCTGGGGAGGCTTTTTACTCATCTCCCACAGCGATGCTAGGAAGCCTATAGAGATTAATGCAGCTAGCAAGGAGATAGCATAGCATATTCTGTAGGCTAGCTTCACGTTATTAATGGCATGGAAGACGATGATGCTTAAGACGAGACCGATGAGTGCAGCCGTGGTTGTAAACATGTTCACCCTGCTGAATAACCTTATAGACTCATCCCTTGACACGACATCGGCTATAGTATCTGAATAGGCTAGTCCACCGATAGAGCCCGTATACTGTGCCACCCCTATGCTTAGTGGGAATAATGGTTTAACCCCTGCTATATCGGTGAAACCGGAGAGGCTCCAAGATAACAGGTTAAGCGATGTAAACGTCTTCCATATTGTTACCCTCCTATCCCTGTACCTGTAGACCAGTGGGAGACCGGTGAGGTTTCCAAGTGCTATCGCCGAGATATTTATGAAGGTAAGGGATCCAACCTCATCAACCGTGAACCCTAGTGCCCTGATGGCGTATGCCTGGTAGAAGATGGAGGGGAGCGTCACGGCTAGACTGTATAGGATGGAGTGATAGATCCACCTGTTTAACCACTGCCTCCTAGCGTCAATGGTGGTCAAACTAGATCACTCTTCAGCGATTCCTTGGCTAGGTTTCAATAATGGCGTCAGGTATGGTTTCCCTGATTCTCCTGGACAGCTCCTCGACTATGCTTCCCAGCTTTCTGTAGTTCCATATGTGCATCTCCACCACGAACTCTAATCTATCACTCTTCATTGATGCCAGATTAATCGCGGGCTCAGAGACCAGGTCCTCTGCTACAGCCTTGATGGATTTAAGTATCACGTCTCTCACAACTTCAACACTATAGGTGGCTGGAGCTGTGACACGTACCTTGATTGATAAACCAATTGGTGTCGAGCGATTCACCACAATGGTGTTGATTAGCTTCGTGTACGGTATGAACACTCTCTCCATTCCATGTGTCTCACCTATAATTCCCAGGGTATCCATGTCTATGACCCTGAGGAATACACCGTCTATCTCTATCCAGTCGCCTTTCTTAACAATACCCCTCGACCTAACATAGAACTCGGCTCCTAGGTTTCTAAGCACATCTAGGAGCATCGCTATCACTGCCAGCCCTATGATCAATAGTATGATGGAGAAAGCCTGAGTCTCGGGAAACAATATGGCGGCAACGATCACCACCGCTGAACCATATATGACTACTCTGGCGATTTCGAGTATTCTATCAATGTATCTCCTCTCAACCTGCCTGAGCACACCGTATAGTATTTTTTCAAGTATCTTAACAAGTAGCCAGGATGCAAGTAGCACTATTATTGAAGCTATGATCCTCGGTGCCATCATCTCGAGGCCCTTTAGTATAACGTCTATAATGTAGTTCACGTCCATCACCCCATGGTCCTAGGCATAGTGGGGAACTGCTCCGAGTATCTTCTGGCAACATATTCCTCATACTTCGAGAAGATCTTTTCTATAGAGCTAATGTACTCCAGTAGCTCACTGTATTTAGCGATGAGTATCAATGCGTCACCTTGCTCGAGCACGTGATCTTCATTCATCACTATTCGACCGGCTTTATCATACACCATTAGCATGGCTGGCTTCCCCTTTAATTTATCGAGGAAGTCGCCGAGCTTAACACCCAGCACCCCTCTTTTCCACACCCTGTAAACAGCTACGCCAAGGTTAAAAGCATCAATGATCCTCATTGAAACCCATGAATCCATTAGTATTATAGGGAGGATATTACCTACTACGTATTCGTCCAGGCTTATGACGTATTCAGCCCCCTCGCCCCTAGCGAGCTCCATGTTGCCTCGGGTATTCAACACTATGAAAACCAATGGCACCCCCATCTTTCCAAGGATCCTGGTTACAGCTATGCTATCGCTATCTCTATCCAACGCGATGACACCTATATCGCAGGACTCCAGCTCCCTGTACATGTATAATTCCTCTATGCTATTGAACTTGTTGAAGGCGGCCTTAACCTCCCTGGCAACAGCTTCAACCTCCGGATCCATGCTGAACACATGGAGGGCTGTAGGAGTCTTAATATTTCTCAGTAGCTCTAGTGCAAGTCTGCTAA
It encodes the following:
- a CDS encoding slipin family protein; translation: MELFTLILLLLIILFIGVPLLSSAIRIIREYERAVVFRLGRLVGAKGPGIVFIIPFIDQLLKVDLRIITVDVPKQEIITKDNVSVKVDAVIYYRVIDPVAAVTKVANYHYSVSQLGQTVLRDVLGQSELDELLQKRDELNKKISSILDELTMPWGIKITAVTLKSVELPEELMRAMAKQAEAERWRRARVIEAEGERQASQILGEAAKMYEEHPVALRLRELQTLIEIAREKALVVVTESSASPTGSMIGVYKALKEKEKTS
- a CDS encoding DMT family transporter; its protein translation is MGSTDMLTGLIYLSTSILMWSITPSLIAMDKARYNSFTANGLRALLAGLIMLPFTARAIFMDLYRYLVAGAVIGTTGILIGDSLYILSIRRLGPGLAVIICYTYVITTQLLKQLIEPGAGIYVMLLAALLAIVGVYITVRRQVTVLTMNKTGLLAALITNISWALWSLLSWIYIRHMGLDVLALTTTRLIIPGLILLAYSSRIYTLRELLTEAPRRLKFTMITGVTGYIIGGTAYLESMRYLNVAQATIATSLVPVLNQLISSKVSGKGIMMEEVAGTILVGVSIALSTLYGG
- a CDS encoding MFS transporter; translation: MTTIDARRQWLNRWIYHSILYSLAVTLPSIFYQAYAIRALGFTVDEVGSLTFINISAIALGNLTGLPLVYRYRDRRVTIWKTFTSLNLLSWSLSGFTDIAGVKPLFPLSIGVAQYTGSIGGLAYSDTIADVVSRDESIRLFSRVNMFTTTAALIGLVLSIIVFHAINNVKLAYRICYAISLLAALISIGFLASLWEMSKKPPQRIGPWLMASKFKSVMNAYTPRSYVSFMLLLTFSVNLPSALWNYYLIKVFHGDETWISLGNVSSTLASILGNYVVGRMHYRMKPRRVMILAVLPISSLPLVYLFSPTLPLQILFNIYSGFSWAFFNNMSNIYNLYLVGIDDRIYFLTMLGIANNVSASIASKTGSFIASMGLEYMKVVFIASSCLRLSSFFYAVKRVRDL
- a CDS encoding mechanosensitive ion channel domain-containing protein, with translation MDVNYIIDVILKGLEMMAPRIIASIIVLLASWLLVKILEKILYGVLRQVERRYIDRILEIARVVIYGSAVVIVAAILFPETQAFSIILLIIGLAVIAMLLDVLRNLGAEFYVRSRGIVKKGDWIEIDGVFLRVIDMDTLGIIGETHGMERVFIPYTKLINTIVVNRSTPIGLSIKVRVTAPATYSVEVVRDVILKSIKAVAEDLVSEPAINLASMKSDRLEFVVEMHIWNYRKLGSIVEELSRRIRETIPDAIIET